The uncultured Cohaesibacter sp. genome window below encodes:
- a CDS encoding DUF2271 domain-containing protein — MNKYLATATLASVVALPAVAEAAPVTFTTTMSNYGGPEAYMVLYVTDASGAYQGSLWMSGGRTKYYRDLRDWARATGANPAEVDGITGASVGSGRTLKVTLDLSDALFNAGYQLHIDTAVENMGSAPSEVVVPLDSGNAGKAVSGQRFVQSFSFDM, encoded by the coding sequence ATGAACAAATATCTTGCCACCGCCACCCTCGCTTCGGTCGTTGCCCTGCCTGCCGTGGCAGAAGCCGCACCGGTGACCTTCACCACGACCATGAGCAACTACGGTGGGCCGGAAGCCTATATGGTGTTGTATGTCACCGACGCTTCGGGTGCCTATCAGGGTTCTTTGTGGATGTCGGGCGGACGAACCAAATACTACCGCGATCTGCGCGACTGGGCTCGCGCTACCGGCGCAAACCCTGCCGAAGTGGATGGCATCACCGGCGCCAGCGTCGGCAGCGGACGCACACTGAAGGTAACGCTCGATCTGTCCGATGCGCTGTTCAATGCAGGCTATCAGCTGCACATCGACACCGCCGTCGAAAACATGGGCTCCGCGCCTTCGGAAGTCGTGGTGCCTCTGGATTCCGGCAACGCAGGCAAGGCCGTATCCGGCCAGCGCTTTGTCCAGTCTTTCAGCTTCGATATGTGA